In a genomic window of Rhododendron vialii isolate Sample 1 chromosome 12a, ASM3025357v1:
- the LOC131311445 gene encoding protein NRT1/ PTR FAMILY 5.10-like, which yields MTTSTAIDVPETESRPLLDDSANVVGGGVVDYKGRPADRCNSGGWTSALFLIAVELAERFTHTGISSNLITYLTGSMGMSKATAAENVNTWGGVATMLPLLGAFIADSYLGRYRTILISSLLYVLGLGLMTLSAVLLSLSSSDSKNGAEIMSSSPSQFQVIFFFVSLYLVAIALGGHKPCLQAFGADQFDGQDPKESKAKSSFFNWWYLGLVTGPTAALLFVNYIQDNLSWGLGFGIPCISMMIALVVFLMGTRTYRYAIIRRENNPFFRIGKVFSRAARNWRASSSLILVEMEAQGTLPDKNSQQFRFLYKSLLKSVGSEDDGGECRISDVEDAKKILRLVPIWFSCLFYAIIFAQSSTFFTEQGSTLDRTIWTGLEIPSASLKLFMTFSVMVFVPIYDRVFVPLTRALTGKPSGITMLWRIGIGMFVSILCMITAALVEIKRLATAVEYGLVDDPDATIPMSFWWLVPQYVLLGMADVFTLIGLQEFFYDQVPAELRSAGISLYLSILGIGNFLSSFLIFIIDETTGGEEGGGWFSDNLNRAHLDYFYWLLGGLSAVGLVSFSFIAKSYIY from the exons ATGACCACCTCTACGGCGATCGATGTGCCGGAAACCGAGTCGCGGCCGCTGTTGGACGACTCGGCCAACGTCGTGGGCGGCGGCGTAGTCGACTACAAAGGCCGCCCTGCCGACCGCTGCAACTCCGGCGGCTGGACCTCCGCACTTTTCCTCATAG CTGTGGAATTGGCGGAGAGGTTTACGCATACCGGGATAAGTTCCAACCTTATCACATACCTAACGGGGTCAATGGGTATGTCGAAGGCCACGGCGGCGGAGAATGTGAATACTTGGGGCGGTGTGGCCACAATGTTGCCGCTGTTGGGTGCATTCATAGCCGATTCGTATCTGGGTCGATATCGAACGATTTTGATTTCTTCTCTGCTCTACGTCCTG GGACTCGGCTTGATGACTCTTTCTGCTGTGCTTCTTTCTCTCAGCTCTTCTGACAGTAAAAATGGTGCAGAAATCATGTCATCTTCCCCTTCTCAGTTCCAAGTAATATTCTTCTTCGTCTCACTCTATTTAGTAGCAATTGCCCTAGGAGGCCACAAGCCCTGTCTTCAAGCTTTTGGAGCTGACCAGTTCGATGGACAAGATCCAAAAGAGAGCAAAGCGAAAAGCTCATTCTTCAATTGGTGGTATCTTGGTTTGGTTACAGGTCCGACAGCAGCATTGTTATTCGTAAACTACATTCAGGACAACCTTAGCTGGGGTCTTGGGTTTGGAATCCCATGCATTTCCATGATGATTGCGCTGGTGGTATTCTTGATGGGAACTAGAACATATAGGTACGCCATCATTCGCCGCGAAAACAACCCGTTCTTCAGAATCGGTAAGGTTTTTTCTAGAGCCGCTAGAAATTGGCGAGCTAGTTCTTCATTGATACTTGTTGAAATGGAAGCGCAAGGAACCCTGCCTGACAAAAATTCTCAGCAATTCAG GTTTCTCTACAAATCCTTGCTTAAATCGGTTGGCTCAGAGGACGACGGGGGTGAGTGTAGGATCAGTGATGTTGAGGATGCAAAGAAAATTCTAAGGCTGGTTCCAATATGGTTTTCGTGTTTATTCTATGCTATTATATTCGCTCAGTCATCCACTTTCTTTACCGAGCAAGGAAGTACTCTGGACAGAACAATTTGGACAGGCTTGGAGATACCGTCTGCTTCCCTCAAGTTGTTTATGACCTTTTCTGTCATGGTCTTCGTTCCCATCTACGACCGGGTTTTTGTTCCCCTCACAAGAGCTCTAACTGGAAAACCCTCCGGAATAACAATGCTTTGGAGAATTGGAATAGGAATGTTTGTATCCATACTTTGTATGATTACTGCTGCTTTAGTTGAGATAAAAAGGCTTGCAACTGCTGTGGAGTACGGGCTTGTTGATGACCCAGATGCAACCATTCCAATGAGTTTCTGGTGGTTGGTTCCTCAGTATGTGTTGCTTGGGATGGCCGATGTGTTCACTTTAATTGGTTTGCAAGAGTTTTTCTATGATCAGGTGCCAGCCGAGTTGAGGAGCGCAGGTATCTCTCTTTACCTCAGTATACTTGGAATAGGGAATTTCTTGAGTAGCTTTCTCATCTTTATCATCGACGAAACTACGGGCGGAGAGGAAGGAGGCGGTTGGTTTTCGGATAATTTGAATCGTGCGCATCTTGATTACTTCTATTGGCTGCTTGGTGGACTCAGTGCTGTTGGACTGGTTTCCTTTTCATTCATTGCAAAATCTTACATTTATTAG